The following are encoded together in the Montipora capricornis isolate CH-2021 chromosome 5, ASM3666992v2, whole genome shotgun sequence genome:
- the LOC138048924 gene encoding uncharacterized protein gives MAQGLASSTHRTYKSAQLRFVNFCSQAGRLHPNGSPCPASEWTLCLFATHLSSSLCSSSIKIYLSAVHSMHIDLGLPDPLVDCLQLQRVLRGIKRTQGSTGSSRLPITDHHMLIIYKSLCLSNHDHLMFWAASTLAYFGFLRSSEFTVSSLSAFNPLVHLSISDIAVDSHVSPSCLQLNFKASKTDPFRKGCCLYIGTGRPPLCALSALIQYLPLRGQSPGPLFLLSSGQPLSRALLTRWLKDIFAAAGIEGSFSSHSFRIGAATVAARSGIPDHLIQAMGRWNSDAYKLYIRTPAEVLAQATSMLSQ, from the coding sequence ATGGCCCAGGGATTGGCTTCCTCTACACACCGCACTTACAAATCTGCTCAGCTTCGTTTTGTCAACTTCTGTTCTCAAGCTGGACGGCTTCACCCTAATGGTTCGCCGTGTCCTGCGAGTGAGTGGACTCTTTGCCTGTTCGCAACCCATCTCTCCTCCTCACTTTGTTCATCGTCCATCAAGATTTATTTATCTGCTGTTCATTCCATGCACATTGATCTTGGTCTTCCGGACCCACTGGTTGACTGCCTGCAATTGCAACGTGTCCTGCGCGGGATAAAGCGGACTCAAGGCTCAACAGGTTCTTCACGCCTTCCTATTACAGACCACCACATGCTCATTATATACAAGTCCCTCTGCTTGTCCAACCACGATCACTTGATGTTCTGGGCTGCCTCTACCCTTGCCTACTTTGGGTTTCTCCGCTCCTCTGAATTTACAGTTTCGTCCTTGTCAGCCTTCAATCCCCTCGTCCATCTGTCGATCAGCGACATTGCTGTGGATTCTCATGTTTCGCCTTCCTGCCTTCAACTTAACTTCAAGGCTTCCAAGACTGACCCTTTTCGGAAGGGCTGCTGCCTCTACATTGGCACGGGTCGTCCTCCGCTCTGTGCGTTATCTGCCCTCATACAGTATTTACCTCTCCGAGGCCAGTCACCTGGTCCTTTGTTTCTCCTTTCATCTGGCCAACCTCTCTCTCGTGCCCTTTTGACACGTTggcttaaagatattttcgcaGCTGCAGGTATAGAGGGATCCTTTTCGAGTCATAGCTTCAGGATTGGTGCTGCAACGGTTGCTGCTCGCTCTGGCATTCCCGATCATCTTATTCAGGCCATGGGGCGATGGAATAGTGATGCCTATAAACTGTATATTAGGACTCCTGCAGAGGTTCTCGCTCAAGCAACCTCCATGCTGTCACAATAA
- the LOC138050047 gene encoding uncharacterized protein isoform X1 codes for MVTTLCYPVLKSDMRGLAHSQGKLTFLKWISFLFQCVEVVTGSWLWFTTSHLLHSERVPIFMIDAIVWGSEDSLYCTPSSREREAELIRSFIRCEWAVTRGTVDTRAPEFSDKSMPVFYPKVPQQENGYDCGVFLLMFFEQFLKRKLPVDDLRWYNQSSALPFRKRIAVGQLVSMFVSKMLHTS; via the exons TGCTGAAGAGCGACATGAGAGGGCTTGCTCATTCACAAGGAAAGttgacctttttaaaatggattTCGTTTTTATTCCAGTGTGTAGAAG tgGTCACTGGTTCCTGGCTTTGGTTTACAACCTCCCATTTACTGCATAGTGAACG GGTACCCATATTTATGATTGATGCTATTGTTTGGGGTTCCGAGGACAGTTTATACTGTACTCCATCCTCGAGAGAGCGGGAAGCTGAGCTAATTCGAAG ttttattAGATGCGAGTGGGCAGTAACGAGAGGAACTGTGGATACGAGAGCCCCTGAATTTAGTGACAAATCAATGCCAGTTTTTTACCCTAAG GTACCACAGCAAGAAAACGGCTACGACTGTGGTGTGTTTCTTTTGATGTTTTTTGAACAGTTCTTGAAACGCAAG ctTCCAGTCGACGACCTCAGATGGTACAATCAGTCGTCCGCTCTCCCGTTCAGAAAAAGAATAGCAGTTGGGCAATTAGTGTCGATGTTTGTCAGCAAAATGCTGCATACGTCATAA
- the LOC138050047 gene encoding uncharacterized protein isoform X2 → MRGLAHSQGKLTFLKWISFLFQCVEVVTGSWLWFTTSHLLHSERVPIFMIDAIVWGSEDSLYCTPSSREREAELIRSFIRCEWAVTRGTVDTRAPEFSDKSMPVFYPKVPQQENGYDCGVFLLMFFEQFLKRKLPVDDLRWYNQSSALPFRKRIAVGQLVSMFVSKMLHTS, encoded by the exons ATGAGAGGGCTTGCTCATTCACAAGGAAAGttgacctttttaaaatggattTCGTTTTTATTCCAGTGTGTAGAAG tgGTCACTGGTTCCTGGCTTTGGTTTACAACCTCCCATTTACTGCATAGTGAACG GGTACCCATATTTATGATTGATGCTATTGTTTGGGGTTCCGAGGACAGTTTATACTGTACTCCATCCTCGAGAGAGCGGGAAGCTGAGCTAATTCGAAG ttttattAGATGCGAGTGGGCAGTAACGAGAGGAACTGTGGATACGAGAGCCCCTGAATTTAGTGACAAATCAATGCCAGTTTTTTACCCTAAG GTACCACAGCAAGAAAACGGCTACGACTGTGGTGTGTTTCTTTTGATGTTTTTTGAACAGTTCTTGAAACGCAAG ctTCCAGTCGACGACCTCAGATGGTACAATCAGTCGTCCGCTCTCCCGTTCAGAAAAAGAATAGCAGTTGGGCAATTAGTGTCGATGTTTGTCAGCAAAATGCTGCATACGTCATAA
- the LOC138048698 gene encoding uncharacterized protein — translation MEDSASENNSQKQNSKRVRVTYSGAKSSEEKSKQLKEWKKRKREQRRAAKLIVTRREGNEKANTPTCDTRTRTDQKKRSSPLPETTDFPSNARQPRKSYSRGALMLQAARSRKVGFIEPVNTSKPRHSKFHRDPRPVRKGCVTSKDAKADLKELNPDHIEYLSERGVGRGSYGECSRARYRGIDVIVKKMTHNNTTEGKERARRSLLHEAKVVNALGDHARLPMVLGIVTQKEPLCLVTQFHGVEDESITLHQAASTNMLTPFVSTELFLEICSALKYVHLAGYLHNDIKANNVVLEKGLTASDKYIPVLIDFGKSSKAGTGSEFLVSTGKKMLPEERKTYLAPEVFKDRLYSAASDVYSLARMLKSISQMVGFYSSVRPLVKEATAESPSQRPSLDDFMKRLAAIKFE, via the coding sequence ATGGAGGACTCCGCCAGCGAAAATAATTCGCAAAAGCAGAATTCGAAGCGAGTGCGGGTCACTTACTCTGGTGCAAAGAGCAGTGAAGAAAAGTCAAAGCAGTTGAAAGagtggaaaaaaagaaagcggGAGCAGCGAAGGGCAGCCAAGCTAATCGTGACAAGGCGGGAAGgaaatgaaaaagcaaatacaCCCACATGTGATACAAGAACAAGAACGGATCAAAAGAAGCGTTCTTCGCCTCTTCCAGAAACAACTGATTTCCCGAGCAATGCCAGGCAACCGCGAAAATCCTATTCAAGAGGAGCTCTGATGTTGCAAGCGGCACGGAGCAGAAAAGTTGGGTTCATTGAACCAGTTAATACAAGTAAACCACGACATTCAAAATTCCATCGAGATCCTCGACCAGTAAGAAAGGGATGCGTGACTAGTAAGGATGCTAAGGCAGATCTTAAGGAACTAAACCCTGATCACATTGAATACCTCTCAGAACGTGGAGTTGGTAGAGGAAGTTACGGAGAGTGTTCTCGCGCGCGTTATCGAGGTATTGATGTGATTGTTAAGAAAATGACGCACAATAACACCACAGAAGGCAAAGAGAGAGCAAGGAGAAGTCTACTGCATGAGGCAAAGGTGGTTAATGCATTGGGTGACCATGCCAGGCTGCCCATGGTTTTAGGTATCGTCACACAAAAAGAACCATTGTGCTTGGTCACGCAATTTCATGGTGTAGAGGATGAAAGTATAACCCTTCACCAGGCTGCAAGCACAAACATGCTTACACCATTCGTTAGCACTGAGTTATTTCTTGAAATATGTTCCGCTCTGAAATATGTGCATTTAGCGGGATACTTACACAATGACATCAAGGCCAACAATGTAGTTCTTGAAAAAGGCCTGACAGCCTCAGACAAGTACATTCCTGTCCTCATAGATTTTGGTAAAAGCAGTAAGGCAGGAACAGGTTCAGAGTTTTTGGTATCAACCGGGAAAAAAATGTTgcctgaagaaagaaaaacgtaTTTGGCCCCAGAGGTTTTTAAGGACCGGCTTTACAGCGCCGCCAGCGATGTATATTCGTTAGCAAGAATGTTAAAATCTATTTCTCAAATGGTGGGATTTTATTCGAGCGTGCGCCCATTGGTCAAGGAGGCGACAGCTGAATCACCGTCACAGAGACCTAGCCTCGACGATTTCATGAAACGacttgctgcaattaaatttgAATGA